Proteins encoded in a region of the Nonomuraea helvata genome:
- a CDS encoding serine/threonine-protein kinase, which yields MEVPGYTEIRELGHGGTGRVMLAVRDSDGESVAIKHLSEPLRADEEFVGRFRAEAEVIREIDSPHTARLLEYVEGEDDAVIVMELVDGVTLRRLLEHEGATGPEAALVVLKGALLGLAEAHQRGVVHRDFKPENVIITQDGESKLVDFGVAAHFGETASLVGTPSYMAPEQWEDAPAGPATDVYAATLVFYECLTGHRAFHGENVAALAYQHQHVPPPLEDVDEPLRPLLEHGLAKDPAGRPGSAEAFLTELEEVALATYGEEWDQRGRAGLGALAVPLAALLPRAETAAAESTTTVFKTTLTPAGKFVVTGGLVLATAAAVTSAFVIWADAPGPGPGVALPPGTSSPAGTLAPASPTSAAPTSAPPTSAAPTSLGPTPSESVTGTPPVTYVGEPSTVPSVPPVVRPTGGGPRTEPPAPTRQPTGRPTTRQPTASNRPTARPTTRPPTSEPPATRPPTTRPSTSEPPATRPPTTRPPETRPPTTSAPDPGTQPPVRNKPLISVSVKVSVNVPLLSGKGDGVLDADVGLGLGSSLLGLVVVPGSVLVGRQIVVRRVRRPRDNEKS from the coding sequence ATGGAAGTTCCCGGCTACACCGAGATCCGGGAACTCGGACACGGCGGGACAGGGCGGGTGATGCTCGCCGTACGGGACTCCGACGGAGAATCCGTCGCGATCAAGCACCTGTCCGAGCCGCTGCGCGCGGACGAGGAGTTCGTGGGGAGGTTCCGGGCGGAGGCGGAGGTCATCCGCGAGATCGACAGCCCGCACACCGCTCGCCTCCTGGAGTACGTCGAGGGCGAGGACGACGCCGTCATCGTGATGGAGCTGGTCGACGGCGTCACGCTGCGGCGGCTCCTGGAGCACGAGGGCGCGACGGGCCCGGAGGCGGCGCTCGTGGTCCTGAAGGGCGCGCTGCTCGGACTGGCCGAGGCGCATCAGCGCGGGGTCGTGCACCGGGACTTCAAGCCCGAGAACGTCATCATCACCCAGGACGGCGAGAGCAAGCTGGTCGACTTCGGCGTGGCGGCGCACTTCGGGGAGACCGCCTCCCTCGTCGGCACCCCCTCCTACATGGCCCCCGAGCAGTGGGAGGACGCCCCGGCCGGCCCCGCCACCGATGTGTACGCCGCCACGCTGGTGTTCTACGAGTGCCTGACCGGCCACCGGGCCTTCCACGGCGAGAACGTGGCCGCGCTCGCCTACCAGCACCAGCACGTGCCGCCCCCGCTGGAGGACGTCGACGAGCCGCTGCGCCCGCTGCTCGAACACGGGCTGGCCAAGGATCCGGCGGGGCGCCCCGGGTCGGCGGAGGCGTTCCTGACCGAGCTGGAAGAGGTCGCGCTGGCCACGTACGGGGAGGAATGGGACCAGCGCGGACGGGCCGGGCTCGGTGCCCTGGCCGTGCCGCTGGCCGCGCTGCTGCCGAGGGCGGAGACGGCCGCCGCGGAGAGCACCACCACCGTGTTCAAGACGACGCTGACGCCGGCGGGCAAGTTCGTGGTGACGGGCGGGCTGGTGCTGGCGACCGCGGCCGCGGTGACGTCGGCGTTCGTGATCTGGGCCGATGCCCCCGGGCCGGGGCCGGGCGTCGCGCTGCCGCCCGGCACGTCCTCCCCGGCGGGCACCCTGGCGCCCGCCTCGCCCACCTCGGCGGCTCCCACCTCCGCGCCACCGACCTCCGCGGCGCCCACCTCCTTGGGCCCCACCCCGAGCGAGTCCGTCACGGGTACGCCGCCCGTCACGTACGTCGGTGAGCCGAGCACGGTCCCGTCTGTCCCGCCCGTGGTCCGGCCGACCGGGGGCGGACCACGCACCGAGCCCCCCGCGCCCACCCGGCAGCCGACCGGCCGCCCGACGACCCGGCAGCCGACGGCCTCCAACCGGCCGACCGCGCGCCCGACCACACGTCCGCCCACGAGCGAGCCCCCGGCCACCAGGCCCCCGACGACGCGGCCTTCCACCAGCGAGCCGCCGGCCACCAGGCCGCCGACGACCCGGCCACCGGAGACCCGGCCGCCCACCACGAGCGCTCCGGATCCCGGCACGCAGCCTCCGGTCAGGAACAAGCCGCTCATCTCCGTCTCCGTCAAGGTCTCGGTGAACGTGCCGCTCCTCAGCGGCAAGGGAGACGGGGTGCTGGACGCCGACGTCGGTCTCGGCCTGGGATCGAGCCTGCTGGGGCTGGTGGTCGTGCCGGGCTCGGTGCTGGTCGGACGGCAGATCGTGGTGCGAAGGGTCCGGCGACCACGTGATAACGAAAAGTCATGA
- a CDS encoding alpha/beta fold hydrolase, which translates to MADPMSLRRARTFLRGTLAVALAAVVTAFAPTAEAGAHANPQWTECAGITDPDLQCAAVTVPLDHRHPRGRTISIAISRLPATDSARRRGVLLTTGGGPGGPGVPLPSTLAPFLSADVRAQYDLIGFDIRFVERSTPISCGQPVEEPAGYWVRTATPGSFAADSTKARQYAKDCERAARWALPYATTVNAARDMDFIRAALGEDKISYLGGSYAGMLGAVYAALFPHRVDRFALDSPVDPATVWRPFELARTPAFDRGFAELADWIAERDTDYGFGDTAQEVTRAVSSLLDRARTSPIVIAGHPWTAGELGSLIVAGTYYEQYAGLIASALAAVAAGQEPLVPFPIRPVPPPGVAGVPADNHTAVNIAYRCADGPWPRDPRTYLRDLATYGTRYPLFGPANANITPCAFWPPAMDHPAPPTPGQVSDQAPGVLVTGALRDVAVPLAVSRAVAARLPGSRLVTVDARTHAPFPYHGDACLNGAVNDFLSAGVLPASDLAC; encoded by the coding sequence ATGGCCGATCCGATGAGCTTACGACGGGCGCGGACATTCCTGCGGGGTACGCTGGCCGTGGCTCTGGCCGCGGTGGTGACGGCGTTCGCACCGACCGCCGAGGCGGGGGCGCACGCGAATCCGCAGTGGACCGAATGCGCCGGCATCACCGACCCCGATCTGCAGTGCGCCGCCGTGACTGTGCCGCTGGACCACCGGCACCCGCGAGGCCGTACGATCTCGATCGCGATCTCCAGGCTCCCCGCCACCGACTCCGCCAGGCGCCGCGGCGTGCTGCTCACCACCGGGGGCGGGCCCGGCGGGCCGGGAGTGCCGCTGCCGAGCACCCTGGCGCCGTTCCTGTCCGCTGACGTCCGCGCCCAGTACGACCTGATCGGATTCGACATCAGGTTCGTCGAACGCAGCACCCCCATCAGCTGTGGGCAACCCGTCGAGGAACCGGCCGGCTACTGGGTCCGTACGGCGACACCCGGGAGCTTCGCCGCCGACTCCACGAAGGCGCGGCAGTACGCGAAGGACTGCGAACGCGCCGCGCGATGGGCGCTGCCCTACGCCACCACCGTGAACGCCGCCCGGGACATGGACTTCATCAGGGCGGCCCTGGGCGAGGACAAGATCTCTTACCTGGGCGGATCGTACGCCGGGATGCTCGGCGCCGTCTACGCCGCCCTTTTCCCGCACCGAGTGGACCGGTTCGCGCTGGACAGCCCGGTCGACCCGGCCACCGTCTGGCGCCCGTTCGAACTGGCCCGCACCCCGGCGTTCGACCGAGGCTTCGCCGAACTGGCCGACTGGATCGCCGAGCGGGACACCGACTACGGCTTCGGCGACACCGCTCAGGAGGTCACGCGGGCCGTCAGCAGCTTGCTCGATCGGGCGCGGACGTCGCCGATCGTCATCGCCGGTCACCCGTGGACCGCGGGCGAACTCGGCTCCTTGATCGTGGCCGGGACCTACTATGAGCAGTACGCAGGGCTGATCGCCTCGGCGCTGGCGGCCGTCGCCGCCGGCCAGGAGCCGTTGGTGCCGTTCCCGATCCGCCCCGTGCCGCCGCCGGGTGTCGCCGGGGTGCCTGCGGACAATCACACGGCCGTCAATATCGCCTACCGCTGCGCCGACGGTCCTTGGCCCCGCGATCCCCGCACCTACCTGCGGGACCTCGCTACCTACGGCACGCGGTACCCCCTCTTCGGACCGGCCAACGCCAACATCACGCCCTGCGCCTTCTGGCCCCCGGCGATGGACCACCCGGCGCCGCCGACGCCCGGCCAGGTATCCGACCAGGCCCCCGGCGTACTCGTTACGGGCGCGCTCAGGGACGTGGCGGTGCCCCTCGCCGTCAGCCGGGCCGTGGCGGCCCGCCTGCCGGGATCACGCCTGGTCACCGTCGACGCCCGTACGCACGCGCCGTTCCCCTACCACGGCGACGCGTGCTTGAACGGAGCGGTGAACGACTTCCTCTCGGCCGGTGTGCTACCCGCGTCCGACCTCGCCTGCTGA
- a CDS encoding Clp protease N-terminal domain-containing protein yields MDATVRLDDLINAIKSRHPDGNALEQLTDAVTLGEHLGEVADHLIGHFVDHARHSGASWTEIGRSMGVTKQAVQKRFVPKEGGLAEQMASYGRFTPRARNVVVAAEQEAREAGSETIEPEHLVLGLLHEPEALAAKAMVRLGAPLDQVKEVMKAMLRPGGQTAPDLLPLAPQTRKALELTLREALRLGHNYVGTEHVLLGLLALGEGAAVAALNGLGLTTETAEPEIKRMLHTVLGQPG; encoded by the coding sequence ATGGATGCCACCGTACGTCTCGACGACCTCATCAACGCGATCAAGAGCCGTCACCCCGACGGCAACGCCCTGGAGCAGCTCACCGACGCCGTGACGCTGGGCGAGCACCTCGGCGAAGTGGCCGATCACCTCATCGGCCACTTCGTCGACCACGCCCGCCACTCCGGCGCCTCCTGGACCGAGATCGGCCGCAGTATGGGCGTGACCAAGCAGGCCGTTCAGAAACGGTTCGTGCCCAAGGAGGGAGGGCTGGCCGAGCAGATGGCCTCCTACGGCCGCTTCACCCCTCGCGCCCGCAACGTGGTCGTGGCGGCGGAGCAGGAGGCCAGGGAGGCCGGCAGCGAGACCATCGAGCCGGAGCACCTCGTTCTCGGCCTGCTGCACGAGCCGGAGGCGCTGGCGGCCAAGGCCATGGTGCGGCTCGGCGCGCCCCTGGACCAGGTCAAGGAGGTCATGAAGGCGATGCTGCGCCCCGGCGGCCAGACCGCGCCCGACCTGCTGCCGCTCGCCCCGCAGACCAGGAAGGCCCTGGAGCTGACGCTGCGCGAGGCACTGCGGCTCGGCCACAACTACGTCGGCACCGAGCACGTCCTGCTCGGCCTGCTGGCCCTCGGCGAGGGGGCGGCCGTGGCCGCGCTCAACGGGCTCGGCCTGACCACGGAGACCGCGGAGCCGGAGATCAAGCGCATGCTCCACACCGTCCTCGGCCAGCCCGGATGA
- a CDS encoding MFS transporter, whose product MTELDAPTEVRDAPARQRMTSRQRLILTLLLGAQFMLAVDFSVLNIAVPTIGTDLGFQVGDLQWIVTGFMLPAAGLTLLFGRVADLFGRRRLLLLGLALLGVASLVGGLAQTPGMLLAGRAGQGLATAMATPAAMSLLTTSFPEGPLRQRALGLNGTLLTGGFALGSVLGGVLTGLLSWRWAFLINLPVIVIILAAAPRVLVEAGDRARSRLDVPGAVTVTGGLLSFVYAITAAERDGWGSPVVLATLAVAVVLLVTFWFVELRSPNPLAPVHILKRPSVRWGNFAGLFVIGMTSAVVFQMTLYLQDVLGYEAAASGLAFGGASVAAIIGGLVAPKIIGKLGSKASLVTALGIQGLGLLSLLTVGRSDTGLYIVLAGVSVAFFGHAMGLVSYTVIATSGLPNQEQGLATGLSTMSQQIALTLGIPVLAAVALAGTKAGDIAAILDGMHLAVLVGAVASLAAGLLVALFFRDKPRCEDRFRDGVTS is encoded by the coding sequence ATGACCGAGCTCGATGCACCCACCGAAGTGAGGGACGCGCCTGCGCGACAGCGGATGACGTCCCGGCAGCGACTGATCCTGACGCTGCTGCTGGGCGCGCAGTTCATGCTCGCGGTCGACTTCTCGGTGCTGAACATCGCCGTGCCAACTATTGGTACCGACCTGGGATTCCAGGTCGGCGACCTCCAGTGGATCGTCACCGGATTCATGCTGCCTGCGGCCGGCTTGACGCTCCTGTTCGGGCGGGTCGCGGATCTCTTCGGCCGACGCAGGCTCTTGCTGCTCGGCCTGGCACTCCTGGGCGTGGCCTCGCTCGTCGGCGGCCTCGCGCAGACGCCGGGCATGCTGCTGGCCGGTCGGGCGGGCCAGGGCCTGGCCACCGCTATGGCGACGCCTGCCGCCATGTCCCTGCTGACGACGTCCTTCCCGGAGGGGCCACTGCGCCAACGTGCCCTGGGACTCAACGGAACCCTGCTGACGGGCGGGTTCGCGCTCGGTTCGGTGCTGGGGGGAGTGCTGACGGGGCTGCTCAGCTGGCGCTGGGCCTTCCTGATCAACCTGCCGGTCATTGTCATCATCCTTGCTGCCGCGCCGCGGGTGCTCGTCGAGGCCGGTGACCGGGCGCGCAGCCGCCTCGACGTACCCGGCGCAGTCACCGTCACCGGGGGGCTGCTGAGCTTCGTCTACGCCATCACCGCGGCGGAACGCGACGGCTGGGGCTCCCCCGTGGTGCTGGCCACGCTGGCGGTCGCGGTCGTTTTGCTGGTGACGTTCTGGTTCGTCGAGCTGCGCAGCCCCAACCCGCTGGCGCCCGTGCACATCCTCAAGCGCCCCAGCGTACGCTGGGGCAACTTCGCCGGCCTGTTCGTCATCGGTATGACAAGCGCGGTGGTCTTCCAGATGACGCTCTATCTCCAGGACGTGCTGGGCTACGAGGCCGCCGCCTCGGGCCTCGCGTTCGGCGGCGCCAGCGTCGCGGCGATCATCGGAGGACTGGTGGCACCCAAGATCATCGGCAAGCTCGGCAGCAAGGCATCCTTGGTCACCGCTCTGGGCATCCAGGGCCTTGGACTGCTCAGCCTGCTGACGGTTGGCCGCAGCGACACGGGGCTCTACATCGTGCTCGCCGGTGTCTCGGTGGCGTTCTTCGGCCACGCCATGGGGCTGGTCTCCTACACGGTCATCGCGACGTCCGGTCTGCCGAACCAGGAGCAGGGCCTGGCCACGGGCCTGAGTACGATGAGCCAGCAGATCGCGCTGACCCTGGGCATCCCGGTGCTCGCTGCGGTCGCCCTGGCGGGCACCAAGGCCGGCGACATCGCGGCGATCCTCGACGGCATGCATCTCGCGGTGCTCGTCGGCGCGGTGGCCAGCTTGGCAGCGGGTCTCCTCGTCGCTCTGTTCTTCCGGGACAAGCCCCGCTGCGAAGATCGCTTCCGCGACGGCGTGACCTCTTGA
- a CDS encoding cellulose-binding domain-containing protein: MQKTWVGLSGLVAAVAFIALLAGTAMAALDAVPSSSPDPSGSPAPCSTGTSLPTPPPSNSPPTAPATLEVVRVLFNSVELRWTAATDNNGIACYRVRERRDGTATTMATFQATATEGTVYLPWPPFGVPSQTHILDVVAVDTWNTPGPASPTVTVTIYNDVISSPTPPPVGDCDVTYASWAWNSGMSTNLTITNTGSTPIRDWRLTFNFPDAGQRVTSGWSAAWSQTGTAVTAGHPQWNSDIAPGQTLRIGFTGSSTGSNPAPTAFYLNGARCRISP; the protein is encoded by the coding sequence ATGCAGAAGACCTGGGTGGGCTTATCGGGACTCGTCGCGGCGGTCGCGTTCATCGCGTTGCTCGCCGGAACCGCCATGGCGGCCCTGGACGCCGTGCCGTCCTCGTCGCCGGATCCGTCCGGCTCGCCGGCCCCGTGCAGTACGGGGACCTCGCTGCCGACACCACCCCCCAGCAACAGTCCGCCGACCGCGCCCGCGACACTTGAGGTGGTACGGGTGCTGTTCAACTCGGTCGAGTTGCGCTGGACCGCCGCCACGGACAACAACGGCATCGCCTGCTACCGGGTACGGGAGCGGCGCGACGGCACAGCCACCACGATGGCGACGTTCCAGGCGACGGCCACCGAGGGCACGGTGTACCTGCCGTGGCCGCCGTTCGGCGTGCCCTCGCAGACGCACATCCTGGACGTGGTGGCCGTGGACACGTGGAACACGCCAGGGCCCGCCTCCCCCACGGTGACCGTGACCATCTACAACGACGTCATCTCGTCACCAACGCCGCCGCCGGTGGGCGACTGTGACGTGACGTACGCGTCGTGGGCGTGGAACTCCGGCATGAGCACCAACCTCACGATCACCAACACGGGCAGCACACCCATCCGCGACTGGCGCCTGACGTTCAACTTCCCCGACGCGGGCCAGCGCGTCACCTCGGGCTGGTCCGCCGCCTGGTCGCAGACGGGCACGGCCGTGACGGCCGGGCACCCGCAGTGGAACAGCGACATCGCGCCCGGACAGACCCTCCGCATCGGCTTCACCGGCTCCAGCACGGGCAGCAATCCCGCGCCTACGGCCTTCTACCTCAACGGCGCGAGATGCCGGATCTCACCGTGA
- a CDS encoding bifunctional polysaccharide deacetylase/glycosyltransferase family 2 protein, with amino-acid sequence MSSRAPSPGDKLVWPSAPVPAWQDYRSTQPGDGAPRNPPAQPPAPTARPPADPKGHWFPLAVCLLLAATALVLNGYVTNVVGETHAPPPAAGSPPPELEKVRRGGPVLNITANGPASARLPSRTIALTFDDGPDPAWTPQVLDMLKKYGAKATFFTVGSKVAKYPELARRIVAEGHELGNHTYSHADLAALPAWRLKLELSLTQRALAGATGLHTTLARPPYSSTPAAISGPQWAGMKALAAEGYLVTLTDLDTRDWSRPGASKIAASSIPDRGRGAVVMMHDSGGDRRQTVEAVGAVLRELTGKGYRAVTVTTALGMPSAHQRAGGVERFAGSALNLAQRASEAFAGALAWVLLAAGALTLGRLGFFAVLAWVHAARTRGGKRRKGRAPVWSAPPPVTVIVPAYNEAAGIQATVRSLVDTTYQGELEILVVDDGSTDDTAELAEALGLPGVRVIRRPNGGKPAALNTGIAQAAHELVVMVDGDTVFEPATIGHLVRQLADPAVGAVSGNTKVGNRRGMIGRWQHVEYVIGFNLDRRAFELLDCMATVPGAIGAFRRSALMALGAVSADTLAEDTDLTMALCRAGWRVVYEEKALAWTEAPTSLGQLWKQRYRWCYGTLQAMWKHRRAVLEPGPFGRRCLGYLALFQVLLPLLAPVVDLMAIYNTVLGDPLPVVAVWAGFVVVQALTGWYALRLDGERASALWVLPLQQFVYRQLMYLVVIQSLATALLGVRLRWHTVRREGTFSGPGDAPAHPFQVRVPEGSH; translated from the coding sequence GTGAGCTCGCGCGCCCCCTCTCCAGGGGACAAGCTGGTGTGGCCGTCCGCGCCGGTCCCCGCCTGGCAGGACTACCGCTCTACTCAGCCAGGGGACGGAGCACCGCGGAACCCGCCTGCGCAGCCGCCCGCACCGACCGCGAGGCCCCCGGCCGACCCCAAGGGCCACTGGTTCCCGCTCGCCGTCTGCCTGCTGCTGGCCGCCACCGCGCTGGTGCTCAACGGATACGTGACCAACGTCGTCGGCGAGACGCACGCGCCCCCGCCCGCCGCCGGCTCTCCACCCCCTGAGCTGGAGAAGGTCCGGCGCGGCGGCCCCGTACTCAACATCACGGCGAACGGGCCCGCCAGCGCCCGCCTGCCGAGCAGGACGATCGCGCTGACGTTCGACGACGGTCCCGACCCGGCGTGGACTCCGCAGGTGCTCGACATGCTGAAGAAGTACGGCGCCAAGGCGACCTTCTTCACCGTCGGCTCCAAGGTGGCGAAATACCCCGAGCTGGCGCGGCGCATCGTCGCCGAGGGCCACGAGCTGGGGAACCACACCTACTCACACGCCGACCTCGCGGCGCTGCCGGCCTGGCGGCTCAAGCTCGAGCTGTCGCTGACGCAACGTGCGCTCGCCGGAGCGACAGGGCTGCACACCACGCTGGCCCGCCCGCCGTACTCCTCCACCCCCGCGGCGATCTCCGGGCCGCAGTGGGCGGGGATGAAGGCCCTGGCCGCCGAGGGCTACCTGGTCACGCTGACGGACCTCGACACCAGGGACTGGAGCCGCCCAGGAGCATCGAAGATCGCGGCGTCGTCGATCCCGGACAGGGGCCGGGGCGCCGTCGTGATGATGCACGACTCGGGCGGCGACAGGCGGCAGACCGTCGAGGCCGTCGGGGCCGTCCTGCGGGAACTGACCGGCAAGGGCTACCGCGCCGTCACGGTGACGACGGCGCTCGGCATGCCCTCGGCGCACCAGCGGGCCGGCGGAGTGGAGCGGTTCGCCGGCTCCGCGCTCAACCTCGCCCAGCGTGCCTCGGAGGCGTTCGCCGGCGCGCTGGCATGGGTGCTGCTGGCCGCGGGAGCGCTCACCTTGGGGCGGCTCGGCTTCTTCGCCGTGCTCGCGTGGGTGCACGCGGCCCGCACCAGGGGTGGCAAGCGGCGCAAGGGCCGGGCTCCCGTGTGGTCCGCGCCCCCGCCGGTGACCGTGATCGTGCCCGCCTACAACGAGGCCGCCGGGATCCAGGCCACGGTGCGGTCGCTGGTCGACACCACGTACCAGGGCGAACTCGAGATCCTCGTCGTCGACGACGGCTCGACGGACGACACCGCCGAACTGGCGGAGGCGCTGGGACTCCCCGGGGTACGCGTGATCCGCCGGCCCAACGGCGGCAAGCCGGCCGCGCTCAACACCGGCATCGCCCAGGCCGCCCATGAGCTGGTCGTCATGGTGGACGGCGACACCGTCTTCGAACCCGCCACGATCGGCCACCTGGTCCGCCAGCTGGCCGACCCCGCGGTCGGCGCGGTGAGCGGCAACACCAAGGTCGGCAACCGGCGCGGCATGATCGGCCGGTGGCAGCACGTCGAGTACGTCATCGGCTTCAACCTCGATCGGCGCGCCTTCGAGCTGCTCGACTGCATGGCGACCGTGCCCGGCGCGATCGGCGCGTTCCGGCGTTCGGCGCTCATGGCGCTGGGCGCGGTGAGCGCGGACACGCTGGCGGAGGACACCGACCTCACGATGGCGCTGTGCCGGGCCGGATGGCGCGTGGTCTACGAGGAGAAGGCGCTGGCCTGGACGGAGGCGCCGACCTCGCTCGGCCAGCTGTGGAAGCAGCGCTACCGCTGGTGCTACGGCACCCTGCAGGCGATGTGGAAGCACCGGCGCGCCGTGCTCGAGCCCGGCCCGTTCGGCCGCCGCTGCCTCGGCTACCTGGCCCTCTTCCAGGTGCTGCTGCCCTTGCTGGCTCCCGTCGTCGACCTCATGGCGATCTACAACACGGTCCTGGGCGATCCGCTCCCGGTCGTCGCGGTATGGGCGGGTTTCGTGGTGGTGCAGGCGCTGACCGGCTGGTACGCCCTCCGGCTGGACGGCGAGCGCGCCTCGGCGCTCTGGGTGCTGCCGCTCCAGCAGTTCGTCTACCGCCAGCTCATGTACCTCGTGGTCATCCAGTCACTGGCGACGGCCCTGCTGGGCGTACGGCTGCGCTGGCACACCGTACGCCGGGAAGGGACCTTCAGCGGTCCCGGGGACGCCCCGGCCCACCCGTTCCAGGTCCGCGTCCCCGAGGGGAGCCACTAG